A DNA window from Salvelinus sp. IW2-2015 linkage group LG4q.1:29, ASM291031v2, whole genome shotgun sequence contains the following coding sequences:
- the znf319b gene encoding zinc finger protein 319, with protein sequence MSEAWQQHAVAPPPVVHTIPPGAENALGCAVYGIVLQPDPALQQSQQQHQHGQQHSQQHGQQQQQHPAQVQQPSLQVGGEGGHKCGACGHDISHLANPHEHQCMVSQDRSFQCTQCMKIFHQATDLLEHQCVQVEQKPFVCGVCKMGFSLLTSLAQHHTSHNSTNPMKCSICEKTYRPGSSGNTTPSSSATNPQQPSADGASSSGSATVGSSSSITFPSARDRPYKCSVCQKGFRHLSELARHERVHTGEKPFKCDTCDKSFSQSSHLAHHQRTHSSERPYKCAVCDKSFKHRSHLVRHMYAHSGEHLFKCNLCELHFKESSELLHHPCHPQGARPFRCATCGKGFKRPSDLRQHERTHSEERPFHCEECQMSFKQQYALVRHRRTHKNPSDRPFKCNLCDKGFLQPSHLLYHQHVHGMENLFKCASCQKEFSQSGELLRHKCGESSASSRDTDKPYKCDVCGKGYKKSSTLQRHQNSHCQEKPLKCSLCDRRFLSSSEFVQHRCDPSREKPLKCPDCEKRFKYSSDLNRHRRVHTGEKPYKCASCDKGFKQREHLAKHQSVHSRDAQFKCVWCGERFGDLGALQEHTVQHTAEGGGYPVPPCI encoded by the coding sequence ATGTCCGAGGCGTGGCAGCAGCACGCTGTTGCTCCTCCTCCGGTGGTGCACACCATACCACCAGGGGCGGAGAACGCGTTGGGCTGTGCCGTCTACGGTATCGTCCTGCAGCCTGACCCTGCTCTGCAGCAGTCGCAGCAGCAGCACCAGCATGGCCAGCAGCACAGCCAGCAGcatgggcagcagcagcagcagcaccctGCCCAGGTACAGCAGCCTTCTCTGCAGGTAGGGGGCGAGGGCGGCCACAAGTGTGGGGCATGCGGCCACGACATCTCCCACCTGGCCAACCCACATGAGCACCAGTGTATGGTGAGCCAGGACCGCTCCTTCCAATGCACCCAGTGCATGAAGATCTTCCACCAGGCTACTGATCTGCTGGAGCACCAGTGTGTGCAGGTAGAACAGAAGccctttgtgtgtggtgtgtgtaagatGGGCTTCTCCCTCCTCACTTCGCTGGCACAGCACCACACCTCACACAACAGCACCAACCCCATGAAGTGCTCCATTTGTGAGAAGACCTACCGACCGGGCTCCTCTGGAAACACCACGCCCAGCTCCTCTGCCACCAACCCTCAGCAGCCGTCTGCTGATGGAGCCTCATCCAGTGGGAGTGCGACAGTGGGGTCCTCTTCCTCAATTACATTTCCATCGGCCCGTGACAGGCCCTACAAATGCTCTGTCTGCCAGAAGGGCTTCAGGCACCTGTCAGAGCTGGCCCGCCACGAGCGTGTGCACACCGGAGAGAAGCCCTTCAAGTGTGACACGTGTGACAAGAGCTTCAGCCAGTCCTCTCACCTGGCCCATCACCAGCGCACCCACAGCTCTGAGCGCCCATAcaagtgtgctgtgtgtgacaaGAGCTTCAAGCACCGCTCCCACCTGGTGCGCCACATGTACGCCCATTCCGGAGAGCACCTGTTCAAGTGCAACCTGTGTGAACTGCACTTCAAGGAGTCTTCTGAACTGCTGCATCATCCATGCCACCCACAAGGGGCACGCCCCTTCCGCTGTGCCACCTGTGGAAAGGGCTTCAAGCGTCCATCAGACCTGCGGCAGCATGAGCGCACTCACTCTGAGGAGCGTCCCTTCCACTGTGAGGAGTGCCAGATGAGTTTCAAACAGCAGTATGCCCTGGTGCGccacaggcgcacacacaaaaACCCTTCTGACCGCCCTTTCAAATGCAACCTTTGCGACAAAGGCTTCCTGCAGCCATCCCATCTGCTGTACCACCAGCACGTCCATGGCATGGAGAACCTCTTCAAGTGCGCGTCCTGCCAGAAGGAATTCAGTCAGTCAGGAGAGCTGCTGCGCCACAAGTGCGGTGAGTCGTCCGCTTCATCTAGGGACACAGACAAGCCCTACAAATGTGACGTGTGCGGCAAGGGATACAAAAAGAGTTCGACACTGCAGCGACATCAGAACTCGCACTGTCAAGAGAAGCCCCTGAAGTGCTCCCTTTGTGACCGCCGCTTCCTGTCATCCTCAGAGTTTGTGCAGCACCGCTGCGACCCGTCCCGGGAGAAGCCCCTGAAGTGTCCCGACTGCGAGAAGCGCTTCAAGTACTCGTCTGACCTGAATCGGCACAGGCGCGTCCACACCGGGGAGAAGCCCTACAAGTGTGCTAGCTGTGACAAAGGCTTCAAGCAACGGGAGCACCTGGCCAAGCATCAGAGTGTGCATTCCAGAGATGCCCAGTTCAAGTGTGTTTGGTGTGGAGAGCGCTTTGGAGACCTGGGAGCTTTGCAGGAGCACACAGTCCAGCACACAGCTGAAGGAGGGGGTTACCCTGTGCCACCTTGCATATAG